A DNA window from Microcystis aeruginosa NIES-843 contains the following coding sequences:
- the uvrB gene encoding excinuclease ABC subunit UvrB has protein sequence MTAFQLQAPFQPTGDQPAAIDQLVDSLQNQHRFQTLLGATGTGKTFTIAAVIEKIGRPTLVLAHNKTLAAQLCNELRQFFPNNAVEYFISYYDYYQPEAYIPVSDTYIEKSSSINDEIDMLRHSATRSLFERRDVIVVASISCIYGLGMPAEYLKAAISLTVGQEFDQRQLLRALVSVQYNRNDLELTRGRFRLKGDILEIVPAYEDRVIKIDFFGDEIESIRYLDPLTGEVLQKLERISIYPARHFVTPEERLEVACRDIKTELDNRLLELEKAGKLLEAQRLDQRTRYDLEMLQEVGYCNGVENYSRHLAGRLAGEPPECLVDYFPEDWLLVVDESHVSVPQIRGMYNGDQSRKKVLIDHGFRLPSAADNRPLKSEEFWQKVNQCIFVSATPGDWELEQSENRIVEQIIRPTGVLDPEIFVRPTEGQVDDLLGEIKERVQLNERVLITTLTKRMAEDLTEYLQERGIKVRYLHSEIQSIQRIEIIQDLREGVFDVLIGVNLLREGLDLPEVSLVAILDADKEGFLRATRSLIQTIGRAARHIRGQAILYGDNLTDSMINAIEETKRRRAIQQEYNQKHGIIPQPIVKRSSNSILAFLDISRRLNSQQLEQVCENIEELSLEQIPELIQQLEAQMKEAAKNLEFESAAKYRDRIKQLRDKLLNHVR, from the coding sequence ATGACCGCTTTTCAACTACAAGCACCCTTTCAACCCACTGGGGATCAACCGGCAGCGATCGATCAATTGGTAGATTCCCTGCAAAACCAGCATCGTTTCCAAACCCTCCTAGGGGCAACTGGCACCGGCAAAACCTTCACCATTGCCGCTGTGATCGAGAAAATCGGCAGGCCTACCCTCGTCCTTGCCCATAATAAGACCCTGGCGGCCCAATTATGCAACGAATTGCGGCAATTTTTCCCCAATAACGCCGTGGAATACTTTATCAGCTATTACGACTACTATCAACCAGAGGCTTACATTCCCGTCAGCGATACCTACATCGAAAAGAGTTCTTCGATTAATGATGAGATCGATATGCTGCGCCATTCGGCCACACGATCGCTATTTGAACGCAGGGATGTGATCGTCGTCGCTTCCATTAGTTGTATTTATGGTTTAGGAATGCCTGCGGAATACCTAAAAGCGGCGATTTCCTTAACAGTTGGTCAAGAGTTCGACCAAAGGCAATTATTACGGGCCTTGGTGTCAGTGCAGTACAATCGCAATGATTTAGAGTTAACTCGCGGTCGTTTTCGTCTGAAGGGCGATATTTTGGAAATTGTTCCCGCTTACGAGGATCGGGTTATTAAAATTGATTTTTTTGGCGATGAGATTGAAAGTATTCGTTATCTCGATCCCCTGACGGGGGAAGTTTTGCAAAAATTAGAGCGAATTAGTATTTATCCGGCCCGTCACTTTGTTACCCCGGAGGAGCGTTTAGAGGTGGCCTGTCGGGATATTAAAACCGAGTTAGATAACCGTTTATTGGAGTTAGAAAAAGCGGGCAAATTACTGGAAGCGCAACGTTTGGATCAGCGGACTCGTTATGATTTAGAAATGTTGCAGGAAGTGGGTTATTGTAATGGCGTAGAAAATTATTCGCGGCATTTAGCGGGTAGATTAGCGGGGGAACCGCCGGAATGTTTGGTGGATTATTTTCCCGAAGATTGGTTATTAGTTGTGGATGAATCTCATGTTAGTGTGCCGCAAATTCGCGGGATGTATAATGGCGATCAATCACGAAAAAAAGTTTTGATCGATCACGGGTTTCGTTTACCCAGTGCTGCGGATAATCGTCCTTTGAAGTCGGAAGAATTTTGGCAGAAAGTTAATCAATGTATTTTTGTTTCGGCTACTCCGGGAGATTGGGAATTAGAACAGTCAGAAAATCGCATTGTTGAACAAATTATCCGACCGACGGGAGTTTTAGACCCTGAGATTTTTGTGCGACCAACCGAGGGACAAGTAGATGATTTATTAGGGGAAATTAAGGAGCGAGTGCAGTTAAATGAACGGGTTTTGATTACCACTTTAACTAAACGCATGGCGGAAGATTTAACCGAATACTTGCAAGAAAGGGGAATTAAAGTTAGATATCTGCATTCAGAAATTCAATCAATTCAACGGATTGAAATTATCCAAGACCTGCGAGAAGGGGTCTTTGACGTGCTGATCGGGGTGAATTTGCTTCGCGAGGGGTTAGACCTGCCGGAAGTGTCTTTAGTGGCGATTTTAGACGCAGATAAGGAAGGATTTTTAAGGGCTACCCGCTCTTTAATTCAAACTATCGGCCGGGCCGCTCGTCATATTCGCGGTCAGGCAATTCTTTACGGAGATAATCTCACCGATAGTATGATTAATGCGATCGAAGAAACCAAGAGACGACGCGCTATTCAACAGGAGTATAATCAGAAACATGGGATTATTCCGCAACCGATTGTTAAAAGGTCAAGTAATTCAATTTTGGCTTTTCTGGATATTTCCCGTCGCCTAAATTCCCAACAATTAGAGCAGGTTTGTGAGAATATAGAAGAGCTTTCTTTGGAACAAATTCCCGAGTTAATTCAACAACTAGAAGCGCAAATGAAAGAAGCGGCGAAAAATCTAGAATTCGAGTCAGCAGCTAAATATCGTGATCGGATTAAGCAATTACGAGATAAGTTATTAAATCATGTTAGATAA
- a CDS encoding UPF0182 family protein: MLIRHNRSSIAKPILLFLGCLVIGQLGVLVVANSLWFTEMGYLNTFLKQLSWQLGLGWGSAILSLLFIFTNLRLAQRFRWQKAKEDSYPLSPQSPSINLLGLLIIATGIGAWIGSMLLYYSKLALSLWTPDFNLPNLSSSLSSPLEIVWIRQVLTDISSNLWQGLIIAFLVLGLLIKTEYFLRIISIVFTVMLSFIIAGQWANFLKYFYGVPFNINDPQYGNDLGFYIFQLPLWQLLELWLTGVGIYTLFAVILTYLFSADSLSLGTFPGFSRPQLRHLYALWSGLMGLLVLHHIIQRYLLLYSPEGVVYGAGYIDVHVGQFIEIILGIIAGITSIWLGEKALFGKKDRRKLYKNTKKKLVFFPYLVPVFLYLIVWISGTIISGLLQRTVVQPNELVRERPYIERSIQSTRAAFSLDRIDAQVFDPQAELNAEVLERNHLTIDNIRLWDTKPLLETNRQLQQIRLYYKFPDADIDRYRVRVGLPEKIEERQISEKQQTIIAARELDYSAVPTSANTWVNKHLVYTHGYGFTLSPVNLVAAGGLPYYFVKDIGTNKDEGALQTSSELIDYSIPIGKPRIYYGELTNNYVMTPTTVEELDFPSGDGNVYNTYDGKGGILVGTGWRRWLFALYLRDWQMLFSQDFTPETRLLMRRDIQNRVQTIAPFLNYDRNPYLVAADVGDSSSKLHWIIDAYTISNRYPYSDPGKDKFNYIRNSVKVVVDAYHGTVNFYVADENDPIIQTWSKIFPHLFKSLAEMPKTLRSHIRYPEDLFSTQAERLLTYHMTDPQVFYNREDQWEIPLEIYGTEPQAVSPYYLIMKLPDSDKEEFILLHPYTPSSRQNLIAWLAARSDDREYGKLLLYQFPKQRLVYGPNQIEALINQDPDISQQISLWNRDGSKVLQGHLLIIPIEQSLLYVEPLYLVADQNSVPTIARVTVAYQNKIVMEPTLKEALEKLFSGDQS; encoded by the coding sequence ATGCTGATCAGACATAACCGAAGCTCGATCGCTAAACCTATTTTACTGTTTCTCGGCTGCCTTGTGATCGGGCAGTTGGGGGTATTAGTGGTAGCCAATAGCCTCTGGTTTACCGAGATGGGTTATTTAAACACTTTCCTGAAACAATTATCTTGGCAACTAGGATTAGGTTGGGGAAGTGCGATTCTTTCTCTACTCTTTATTTTTACTAATTTACGTTTAGCCCAGCGTTTTCGTTGGCAAAAAGCCAAGGAAGATAGTTATCCTCTTAGTCCTCAATCTCCTAGTATTAATTTACTCGGTCTTTTGATTATCGCAACGGGAATTGGAGCTTGGATCGGGTCAATGTTATTGTATTACAGTAAACTAGCCCTCAGTCTCTGGACACCAGATTTTAATCTCCCTAACCTTAGTTCTTCCCTAAGTTCTCCTCTGGAAATAGTTTGGATTAGGCAAGTATTAACTGATATTTCCAGTAATTTGTGGCAAGGGTTAATTATCGCTTTTTTAGTCTTGGGATTATTAATTAAAACCGAGTATTTTTTGCGAATAATATCTATAGTATTCACTGTCATGCTATCTTTCATTATTGCTGGGCAGTGGGCGAATTTTTTAAAATATTTTTATGGTGTTCCTTTCAATATTAACGATCCTCAATACGGGAATGATTTAGGTTTTTACATCTTTCAATTACCCCTGTGGCAGTTACTAGAATTATGGCTCACTGGTGTGGGAATATATACTCTTTTTGCTGTTATTTTAACCTATCTTTTTTCGGCCGATAGTCTTTCTCTGGGAACATTTCCGGGGTTTTCCCGTCCGCAACTGCGTCATTTATACGCCCTGTGGAGTGGGTTAATGGGGCTGCTAGTATTACACCATATTATTCAGCGTTACCTGCTACTTTATTCTCCGGAAGGGGTAGTTTATGGTGCGGGTTATATCGATGTTCATGTTGGTCAATTTATTGAAATTATTCTGGGAATTATTGCAGGAATAACCTCTATATGGTTAGGAGAAAAAGCATTATTTGGTAAAAAAGACCGTCGCAAGTTATACAAAAATACTAAGAAAAAGTTGGTATTTTTCCCCTACTTAGTTCCTGTATTTCTCTATTTAATTGTTTGGATAAGTGGCACAATTATCAGTGGACTATTGCAAAGAACTGTCGTACAACCGAATGAATTAGTGAGAGAAAGACCCTATATCGAAAGAAGTATTCAATCCACAAGAGCGGCTTTTTCCTTAGATAGAATTGATGCCCAAGTTTTCGATCCACAGGCCGAATTAAATGCCGAAGTTTTAGAGAGAAACCATCTAACTATCGATAATATTCGTCTTTGGGACACCAAACCACTGCTAGAAACTAACCGACAATTACAGCAAATTCGCTTATATTATAAATTCCCCGATGCTGATATCGATCGCTATCGGGTACGAGTAGGATTGCCTGAAAAAATCGAAGAACGTCAAATATCTGAAAAACAACAGACAATTATTGCCGCTAGAGAATTAGATTATAGTGCGGTTCCCACTTCTGCTAACACTTGGGTGAATAAACATCTCGTTTATACCCACGGTTATGGGTTCACTCTTTCCCCGGTTAATTTAGTGGCTGCCGGGGGTTTACCCTACTATTTTGTCAAAGATATCGGCACAAATAAAGACGAAGGGGCCCTACAAACCTCTAGCGAATTAATTGATTATAGTATTCCCATTGGTAAACCCCGCATTTACTACGGGGAATTAACTAATAATTATGTGATGACTCCCACCACCGTAGAAGAATTGGATTTTCCTAGCGGGGATGGAAATGTCTATAATACCTACGATGGTAAGGGAGGAATCCTAGTGGGGACGGGGTGGAGACGTTGGCTATTTGCCCTTTATCTGCGGGATTGGCAAATGTTATTTAGCCAAGATTTTACTCCCGAAACTCGCTTATTAATGCGTCGTGATATCCAAAATCGTGTGCAAACTATCGCCCCTTTTTTAAATTATGATCGCAACCCCTATTTAGTAGCGGCAGATGTGGGCGATAGTAGTAGTAAATTACATTGGATTATTGATGCTTATACTATCAGCAATCGCTATCCCTATTCTGACCCGGGGAAAGATAAATTTAACTATATTCGCAATTCGGTCAAAGTGGTAGTGGATGCCTATCATGGAACGGTGAATTTCTATGTTGCCGATGAAAATGATCCAATCATTCAGACGTGGAGTAAAATCTTTCCTCATCTCTTTAAATCTTTAGCAGAAATGCCGAAAACTCTCCGCAGTCATATCCGTTATCCCGAAGATTTATTTAGTACCCAAGCGGAAAGATTATTAACCTATCACATGACCGATCCGCAAGTATTTTATAATCGGGAGGATCAATGGGAAATTCCCCTAGAAATTTACGGCACGGAACCCCAGGCTGTATCACCCTATTATTTAATCATGAAACTGCCCGATTCCGACAAAGAAGAATTTATTCTCCTCCATCCCTATACTCCCTCTAGTCGGCAAAATTTAATCGCTTGGTTAGCGGCGCGTTCAGACGATAGAGAGTATGGTAAGTTATTACTCTATCAATTTCCTAAACAAAGGTTAGTGTACGGACCGAATCAAATTGAGGCTTTAATTAACCAAGATCCAGATATTTCTCAACAGATTTCCCTTTGGAATCGGGACGGTTCTAAAGTTTTGCAAGGACATCTATTAATTATTCCCATTGAACAATCGCTGCTTTATGTAGAACCTTTGTATCTAGTGGCAGACCAAAATAGTGTCCCGACAATCGCTAGAGTAACAGTTGCTTATCAAAATAAAATTGTCATGGAACCAACCTTGAAGGAAGCTTTAGAAAAGCTATTCTCAGGTGATCAGAGCTAA
- a CDS encoding glycoside hydrolase family 10 protein, with the protein MNRISKTFNNFADSLVIYSQRYGKISWVIFLIIFACIMTITFNYPAQSTNQPQEKPEIRGVWLTNIDSEVLFKPEILKDALDRLADLNFNTIYPTVWNWGYTLYPSRVAEKVTGRAIDPHESLKNRDFLKEIISQGHRKKLRIIPWFEFGFMAPADSELAKRHPDWLTQRQDKSVIWWEGKVHQRVWLNPLHPQVQNFITDLVSEIITNYDIEGIQFDDHFGYPTDFGYDETTIKLYQREHSGQLPPQDYQDKAWIQWRADKITDYMNTLAQMIKKRQPTAIISLSPNPYTFSLESYLLDWQKWQQKNLIDELIIQVYRTDMNAFDWELSQPELQQARESIPVAIGILSGLKGRPIPMVNITQQVEKSRQQNFGVSFFFYETLWNMSNESPSYRRRIFREILQSANPR; encoded by the coding sequence ATGAATAGAATCAGTAAAACTTTTAATAATTTCGCCGATAGTTTGGTGATTTATAGTCAAAGATACGGGAAAATAAGCTGGGTAATATTTTTAATTATCTTTGCCTGTATCATGACGATAACCTTTAATTATCCGGCACAATCGACCAATCAACCCCAAGAAAAACCCGAAATTCGTGGAGTTTGGTTAACTAATATCGATAGTGAGGTATTATTTAAACCAGAAATCCTAAAAGATGCCCTTGATAGGTTGGCTGATTTAAACTTTAACACTATTTATCCCACGGTCTGGAATTGGGGTTATACACTCTATCCTTCTAGGGTAGCAGAAAAAGTGACGGGACGAGCGATCGATCCCCATGAATCTTTAAAAAATCGTGACTTTTTAAAGGAAATAATTAGCCAAGGTCATCGAAAAAAATTAAGAATTATTCCCTGGTTTGAATTTGGTTTTATGGCTCCTGCGGATTCAGAATTAGCAAAACGACATCCCGATTGGTTAACCCAAAGACAGGATAAAAGTGTGATTTGGTGGGAAGGAAAAGTGCATCAACGGGTGTGGTTAAATCCCTTACATCCGCAAGTACAAAACTTTATTACGGATTTAGTCAGCGAGATTATTACTAACTACGATATAGAAGGAATTCAGTTTGATGATCATTTTGGTTATCCCACCGATTTTGGCTATGATGAAACCACGATTAAACTCTATCAAAGGGAACATTCGGGACAATTACCCCCGCAAGATTACCAAGATAAAGCATGGATTCAATGGCGGGCCGATAAAATTACTGACTATATGAATACTTTAGCCCAGATGATTAAAAAGCGCCAACCTACAGCGATTATTTCCCTATCTCCTAATCCCTACACTTTCTCCCTAGAATCCTATCTTTTAGATTGGCAAAAATGGCAACAAAAAAACTTGATTGATGAGTTAATAATACAAGTGTATCGAACTGATATGAACGCCTTTGACTGGGAATTATCGCAACCAGAATTACAGCAAGCTAGAGAATCTATCCCCGTGGCTATTGGGATTTTATCTGGTTTAAAAGGTCGTCCGATTCCGATGGTTAATATTACTCAACAAGTGGAAAAATCGAGACAACAAAATTTTGGCGTTTCTTTCTTTTTCTACGAAACTTTATGGAATATGAGCAATGAATCTCCTTCCTATCGACGCAGGATTTTTCGAGAAATACTCCAGTCTGCTAATCCTCGCTAA